A part of Anser cygnoides isolate HZ-2024a breed goose chromosome 17, Taihu_goose_T2T_genome, whole genome shotgun sequence genomic DNA contains:
- the LOC106031147 gene encoding P2X purinoceptor 4 isoform X2 translates to MVSCGAVQSFLFEYDTPRIVLIRSRKVGLINRGVQLAILAYVIGWVFVWEKGYQETDSVVSSVTTKVKGVTLTNTSSLGARIWDVADYVIPPQEENSVFVMTNVIFTLNQTQGQCPELPDDKTECGKNNSCVPGYVSTHSNGIQTGKCVNYNDSIKTCEVFAWCPVEDDYHIPKPAFLQGAENFTILVKNNIWYPKFNFTKRNILPTINSTYLKNCIYDSQTDPFCPIFRLGKIVEAAGQNFQEMAVEGGVMGLQIKWDCNLDRAASHCVPKYSFRRLDNKDTAHTVSPGYNFRFAKYYKDSSGLESRTLVKAYGIRFDIIVFGKAGKFDVIPTMINIGSGLALFGVATVLCDLVVLNCMKKKYYYREKKYKYVEDYEMGDCETYGTNS, encoded by the exons ATGGTGTCGTGCGGGGCCGTGCAGAGTTTTCTTTTCGAGTACGACACCCCCCGCATCGTCCTGATCCGCAGCCGCAAAGTGGGGCTCATCAACCGCGGGGTGCAGCTCGCCATCCTCGCCTACGTGATcgg CTGGGTCTTTGTGTGGGAGAAGGGCTACCAGGAAACAGACTCTGTGGTCAGTTCTGTAACCACAAAGGTGAAAGGAGTAACGCTGACAAACACGTCCTCCTTGGGAGCCAGGATCTGGGATGTAGCAGACTATGTCATCCCTCCTCAG GAGGAGAACAGCGTGTTTGTCATGACCAATGTGATATTCACACTAAACCAGACCCAGGGCCAGTGTCCAGAG CTTCCAGATGATAAAACAGAGTGCGGCAAGAACAACAGCTGTGTTCCAGGATATGTCAGCACCCACAGCAATG GCATCCAAACTGGGAAATGTGTAAATTACAACGACAGCATCAAGACCTGTGAAGTCTTTGCATGGTGCCCCGTGGAGGATGACTATCACATACCCAA GCCGGCGTTCCTGCAAGGAGCTGAGAACTTCACCATTCTGGTGAAGAACAATATTTGGTATCCCAAATTCAACTTCACCAA ACGAAATATCCTCCCCACTATCAACTCCACTTACCTCAAGAACTGCATCTATGACTCCCAGACAGATCCCTTCTGCCCTATCTTTCGTCTAGGGAAAATAGTTGAAGCTGCAGGGCAGAACTTCCAGGAGATGGCCGTGGAG GGTGGAGTCATGGGGCTGCAGATCAAATGGGACTGCAACCTTGACAGAGCCGCTTCCCACTGCGTGCCGAAATATTCCTTCCGGCGCCTTGACAACAAGGACACTGCCCACACCGTCTCGCCCGGGTACAACTTCAG gtttGCAAAATACTACAAGGATAGTAGTGGCCTTGAATCACGGACACTTGTCAAAGCCTATGGAATCCGCTTTGATATCATAGTGTTTGGAAAG GCAGGAAAATTTGATGTAATTCCTACAATGATTAACATTGGCTCTGGCTTAGCGCTGTTTGGCGTG GCAACAGTGCTATGCGACCTCGTTGTCCTGAACTGCATGAAGAAGAAATACTACTATCGggagaagaaatacaaatatgtgGAGGATTATGAAATG GGAGACTGCGAGACATACGGAACCAACTCCTga
- the LOC106031147 gene encoding P2X purinoceptor 4 isoform X1, with product MVSCGAVQSFLFEYDTPRIVLIRSRKVGLINRGVQLAILAYVIGWVFVWEKGYQETDSVVSSVTTKVKGVTLTNTSSLGARIWDVADYVIPPQEENSVFVMTNVIFTLNQTQGQCPELPDDKTECGKNNSCVPGYVSTHSNGIQTGKCVNYNDSIKTCEVFAWCPVEDDYHIPKPAFLQGAENFTILVKNNIWYPKFNFTKRNILPTINSTYLKNCIYDSQTDPFCPIFRLGKIVEAAGQNFQEMAVEGGVMGLQIKWDCNLDRAASHCVPKYSFRRLDNKDTAHTVSPGYNFRPWCLPLPILPVLFYPLLCFLLA from the exons ATGGTGTCGTGCGGGGCCGTGCAGAGTTTTCTTTTCGAGTACGACACCCCCCGCATCGTCCTGATCCGCAGCCGCAAAGTGGGGCTCATCAACCGCGGGGTGCAGCTCGCCATCCTCGCCTACGTGATcgg CTGGGTCTTTGTGTGGGAGAAGGGCTACCAGGAAACAGACTCTGTGGTCAGTTCTGTAACCACAAAGGTGAAAGGAGTAACGCTGACAAACACGTCCTCCTTGGGAGCCAGGATCTGGGATGTAGCAGACTATGTCATCCCTCCTCAG GAGGAGAACAGCGTGTTTGTCATGACCAATGTGATATTCACACTAAACCAGACCCAGGGCCAGTGTCCAGAG CTTCCAGATGATAAAACAGAGTGCGGCAAGAACAACAGCTGTGTTCCAGGATATGTCAGCACCCACAGCAATG GCATCCAAACTGGGAAATGTGTAAATTACAACGACAGCATCAAGACCTGTGAAGTCTTTGCATGGTGCCCCGTGGAGGATGACTATCACATACCCAA GCCGGCGTTCCTGCAAGGAGCTGAGAACTTCACCATTCTGGTGAAGAACAATATTTGGTATCCCAAATTCAACTTCACCAA ACGAAATATCCTCCCCACTATCAACTCCACTTACCTCAAGAACTGCATCTATGACTCCCAGACAGATCCCTTCTGCCCTATCTTTCGTCTAGGGAAAATAGTTGAAGCTGCAGGGCAGAACTTCCAGGAGATGGCCGTGGAG GGTGGAGTCATGGGGCTGCAGATCAAATGGGACTGCAACCTTGACAGAGCCGCTTCCCACTGCGTGCCGAAATATTCCTTCCGGCGCCTTGACAACAAGGACACTGCCCACACCGTCTCGCCCGGGTACAACTTCAG ACCATGGTGCCTCCCCTTACCAATCCTTCCTGTTCTCTTCTAccctcttctgtgcttcctccTGGCTTAG
- the CAMKK2 gene encoding calcium/calmodulin-dependent protein kinase kinase 2 isoform X4, which yields MPSCVPGSSPAAPRPLHRDRGRSQAPGPPLSARRRAMESLIVVTECEATGMASEEEMSTAAGEDGREPRAKLNLSGRKLSLQERSHTAHSPGSSDGASERFIYPSLPYSPVTSPHSSPRLPRRPTVESNRVSITGLQDCVQLNQYKLKDEIGKGSYGVVKLAYNEDDNTYYAMKVLSKKKLMRQAGFPRRPPPRGAKGASEGCVQPKGPIEQVYQEIAILKKLDHPNVVKLVEVLDDPSEDHLYMVFELVKQGPVMEIPTLKPLSEDQARFYFQDLIKGIEYLHYQKIIHRDIKPSNLLVGEDGHVKIADFGVSNEFKGADALLTNTVGTPAFMAPETLSETRKIFSGKALDVWAMGITLYCFVFGQCPFMDERILSLHNKIKTQTLEFPDQPEVTDFLKDLITRMLDKNPESRISVPEIKLHPWVTKNGAELLPTEDENCTLVEVTEEEVENSVKHIPSLATVILVKTMIRKRSFGNPFEGSRREERSLSAPGNLLPKQGSEDNLKCNDLPNVGEEEVLS from the exons ATGCCCTCGTGCGTCCCCGGCAGCTcacccgcggccccccggcccctgcaCCGTGACAGAGGGCGCAGCCAAGCACCCGGGCCACCGCTGagcgcccgccgccgcgccaTGGAGTCGCTCATCGTGGTGACCGAGTGCGAGGCGACGGGGATGGCGAGCGAGGAGGAGATGAGCACGGCCGCTGGGGAGGATGGCCGGGAGCCGAGGGCGAAGCTGAACCTCTCCGGCCGAAAGCTGTCCCTGCAGGAGCGCTCGCACACCGCGCACTCGCCCGGCAGCAGCGACGGCGCCAGCGAGCGCTTTATCTACCCGTCCCTGCCCTACTCGCCGGTGACGTCCCCGCACTCGTCCCCGCGCCTGCCGCGGAGGCCGACGGTGGAGTCCAACCGAGTCTCCATCACGGGACTGCAG GACTGCGTCCAGCTCAACCAGTACAAGCTGAAGGATGAGATCGGGAAG GGCTCCTACGGCGTGGTGAAGCTGGCCTACAACGAGGACGATAACACCTACTAT GCAATGAAGGTTCTCTCCAAAAAGAAGCTGATGAGGCAGGCGGGCTTCCCCC gccgcccgccgccccgcggggccAAAGGCGCCTCGGAGGGCTGCGTGCAGCCCAAGGGGCCCATTGAGCAGGTCTACCAGGAAATCGCCATCCTGAAGAAGCTGGACCACCCCAACGTGGTGAAGCTGGTGGAG GTGCTGGATGACCCCAGCGAGGACCACCTGTACATGG tgtttgaacTGGTGAAGCAAGG ccccgtgATGGAAATCCCCACCCTGAAACCTCTCAGCGAGGACCAGGCTCGGTTCTACTTCCAGGACCTGATCAAGGGCATTGAATACT TGCACTATCAGAAGATAATCCACCGGGACATCAAACCTTCCAACCTCCTCGTGGGGGAGGACGGGCACGTCAAGATCGCCGACTTCGGCGTCAGCAACGAGTTCAAGGGAGCCGACGCCCTCCTAACCAACACGGTGGGCACCCCCGCCTTCATGGCCCCGGAGACGCTCTCAGAAACCAGGAAAATCTTCTCTGGAAAG GCTTTGGACGTCTGGGCCATGGGAATCACGCTGTACTGCTTCGTGTTTGGGCAG TGTCCTTTTATGGATGAAAGGATCCTGAGTTTACACAACAAAATCAAGACCCAAACGTTGGAGTTCCCAGACCA GCCAGAAGTTACAGATTTCTTGAAGGATCTGATTACGCGTATGCTGGATAAAAATCCTGAATCGAGGATTTCGGTCCCTGAAATTAAG TTGCACCCTTGGGTCACCAAGAACGGAGCGGAGCTGCTGCCCACCGAGGATGAGAACTGCACCCTGGTGGAGGTgacggaggaggaggtggagaatTCGGTCAAGCACATCCCCAGCCTGGCCACCGTG ATCTTGGTTAAAACAATGATCCGGAAGCGATCCTTCGGGAACCCGTTTGAGGGCAGCCGGCGGGAGGAGCGCTCGTTGTCCGCCCCTGGAAACCTGCTGCC GAAGCAAGGCAGTGAAGATAACCTGAAATGCAACGACTTGCCCAACGTGGGAGAGGAGGAAGTCCTTTCGTGA
- the CAMKK2 gene encoding calcium/calmodulin-dependent protein kinase kinase 2 isoform X2, whose product MPSCVPGSSPAAPRPLHRDRGRSQAPGPPLSARRRAMESLIVVTECEATGMASEEEMSTAAGEDGREPRAKLNLSGRKLSLQERSHTAHSPGSSDGASERFIYPSLPYSPVTSPHSSPRLPRRPTVESNRVSITGLQDCVQLNQYKLKDEIGKGSYGVVKLAYNEDDNTYYAMKVLSKKKLMRQAGFPRRPPPRGAKGASEGCVQPKGPIEQVYQEIAILKKLDHPNVVKLVEVLDDPSEDHLYMVFELVKQGPVMEIPTLKPLSEDQARFYFQDLIKGIEYLHYQKIIHRDIKPSNLLVGEDGHVKIADFGVSNEFKGADALLTNTVGTPAFMAPETLSETRKIFSGKALDVWAMGITLYCFVFGQCPFMDERILSLHNKIKTQTLEFPDQPEVTDFLKDLITRMLDKNPESRISVPEIKASTLQQPLAGDFWSFAPAGTWKGREAEKMETKLHPWVTKNGAELLPTEDENCTLVEVTEEEVENSVKHIPSLATVILVKTMIRKRSFGNPFEGSRREERSLSAPGNLLPKQGSEDNLKCNDLPNVGEEEVLS is encoded by the exons ATGCCCTCGTGCGTCCCCGGCAGCTcacccgcggccccccggcccctgcaCCGTGACAGAGGGCGCAGCCAAGCACCCGGGCCACCGCTGagcgcccgccgccgcgccaTGGAGTCGCTCATCGTGGTGACCGAGTGCGAGGCGACGGGGATGGCGAGCGAGGAGGAGATGAGCACGGCCGCTGGGGAGGATGGCCGGGAGCCGAGGGCGAAGCTGAACCTCTCCGGCCGAAAGCTGTCCCTGCAGGAGCGCTCGCACACCGCGCACTCGCCCGGCAGCAGCGACGGCGCCAGCGAGCGCTTTATCTACCCGTCCCTGCCCTACTCGCCGGTGACGTCCCCGCACTCGTCCCCGCGCCTGCCGCGGAGGCCGACGGTGGAGTCCAACCGAGTCTCCATCACGGGACTGCAG GACTGCGTCCAGCTCAACCAGTACAAGCTGAAGGATGAGATCGGGAAG GGCTCCTACGGCGTGGTGAAGCTGGCCTACAACGAGGACGATAACACCTACTAT GCAATGAAGGTTCTCTCCAAAAAGAAGCTGATGAGGCAGGCGGGCTTCCCCC gccgcccgccgccccgcggggccAAAGGCGCCTCGGAGGGCTGCGTGCAGCCCAAGGGGCCCATTGAGCAGGTCTACCAGGAAATCGCCATCCTGAAGAAGCTGGACCACCCCAACGTGGTGAAGCTGGTGGAG GTGCTGGATGACCCCAGCGAGGACCACCTGTACATGG tgtttgaacTGGTGAAGCAAGG ccccgtgATGGAAATCCCCACCCTGAAACCTCTCAGCGAGGACCAGGCTCGGTTCTACTTCCAGGACCTGATCAAGGGCATTGAATACT TGCACTATCAGAAGATAATCCACCGGGACATCAAACCTTCCAACCTCCTCGTGGGGGAGGACGGGCACGTCAAGATCGCCGACTTCGGCGTCAGCAACGAGTTCAAGGGAGCCGACGCCCTCCTAACCAACACGGTGGGCACCCCCGCCTTCATGGCCCCGGAGACGCTCTCAGAAACCAGGAAAATCTTCTCTGGAAAG GCTTTGGACGTCTGGGCCATGGGAATCACGCTGTACTGCTTCGTGTTTGGGCAG TGTCCTTTTATGGATGAAAGGATCCTGAGTTTACACAACAAAATCAAGACCCAAACGTTGGAGTTCCCAGACCA GCCAGAAGTTACAGATTTCTTGAAGGATCTGATTACGCGTATGCTGGATAAAAATCCTGAATCGAGGATTTCGGTCCCTGAAATTAAG GCAAGTACCTTGCAACAGCCTTTGGCAGGAGATTTCTGGTCCTTCGCCCCTGCGGGAACCTGGAAGGGGCGAGAAGCTGAGAAAATGGAGACGAAG TTGCACCCTTGGGTCACCAAGAACGGAGCGGAGCTGCTGCCCACCGAGGATGAGAACTGCACCCTGGTGGAGGTgacggaggaggaggtggagaatTCGGTCAAGCACATCCCCAGCCTGGCCACCGTG ATCTTGGTTAAAACAATGATCCGGAAGCGATCCTTCGGGAACCCGTTTGAGGGCAGCCGGCGGGAGGAGCGCTCGTTGTCCGCCCCTGGAAACCTGCTGCC GAAGCAAGGCAGTGAAGATAACCTGAAATGCAACGACTTGCCCAACGTGGGAGAGGAGGAAGTCCTTTCGTGA
- the CAMKK2 gene encoding calcium/calmodulin-dependent protein kinase kinase 2 isoform X3: protein MPSCVPGSSPAAPRPLHRDRGRSQAPGPPLSARRRAMESLIVVTECEATGMASEEEMSTAAGEDGREPRAKLNLSGRKLSLQERSHTAHSPGSSDGASERFIYPSLPYSPVTSPHSSPRLPRRPTVESNRVSITGLQDCVQLNQYKLKDEIGKGSYGVVKLAYNEDDNTYYAMKVLSKKKLMRQAGFPRRPPPRGAKGASEGCVQPKGPIEQVYQEIAILKKLDHPNVVKLVEVLDDPSEDHLYMVFELVKQGPVMEIPTLKPLSEDQARFYFQDLIKGIEYLHYQKIIHRDIKPSNLLVGEDGHVKIADFGVSNEFKGADALLTNTVGTPAFMAPETLSETRKIFSGKALDVWAMGITLYCFVFGQCPFMDERILSLHNKIKTQTLEFPDQPEVTDFLKDLITRMLDKNPESRISVPEIKLHPWVTKNGAELLPTEDENCTLVEVTEEEVENSVKHIPSLATVILVKTMIRKRSFGNPFEGSRREERSLSAPGNLLPRKQGSEDNLKCNDLPNVGEEEVLS, encoded by the exons ATGCCCTCGTGCGTCCCCGGCAGCTcacccgcggccccccggcccctgcaCCGTGACAGAGGGCGCAGCCAAGCACCCGGGCCACCGCTGagcgcccgccgccgcgccaTGGAGTCGCTCATCGTGGTGACCGAGTGCGAGGCGACGGGGATGGCGAGCGAGGAGGAGATGAGCACGGCCGCTGGGGAGGATGGCCGGGAGCCGAGGGCGAAGCTGAACCTCTCCGGCCGAAAGCTGTCCCTGCAGGAGCGCTCGCACACCGCGCACTCGCCCGGCAGCAGCGACGGCGCCAGCGAGCGCTTTATCTACCCGTCCCTGCCCTACTCGCCGGTGACGTCCCCGCACTCGTCCCCGCGCCTGCCGCGGAGGCCGACGGTGGAGTCCAACCGAGTCTCCATCACGGGACTGCAG GACTGCGTCCAGCTCAACCAGTACAAGCTGAAGGATGAGATCGGGAAG GGCTCCTACGGCGTGGTGAAGCTGGCCTACAACGAGGACGATAACACCTACTAT GCAATGAAGGTTCTCTCCAAAAAGAAGCTGATGAGGCAGGCGGGCTTCCCCC gccgcccgccgccccgcggggccAAAGGCGCCTCGGAGGGCTGCGTGCAGCCCAAGGGGCCCATTGAGCAGGTCTACCAGGAAATCGCCATCCTGAAGAAGCTGGACCACCCCAACGTGGTGAAGCTGGTGGAG GTGCTGGATGACCCCAGCGAGGACCACCTGTACATGG tgtttgaacTGGTGAAGCAAGG ccccgtgATGGAAATCCCCACCCTGAAACCTCTCAGCGAGGACCAGGCTCGGTTCTACTTCCAGGACCTGATCAAGGGCATTGAATACT TGCACTATCAGAAGATAATCCACCGGGACATCAAACCTTCCAACCTCCTCGTGGGGGAGGACGGGCACGTCAAGATCGCCGACTTCGGCGTCAGCAACGAGTTCAAGGGAGCCGACGCCCTCCTAACCAACACGGTGGGCACCCCCGCCTTCATGGCCCCGGAGACGCTCTCAGAAACCAGGAAAATCTTCTCTGGAAAG GCTTTGGACGTCTGGGCCATGGGAATCACGCTGTACTGCTTCGTGTTTGGGCAG TGTCCTTTTATGGATGAAAGGATCCTGAGTTTACACAACAAAATCAAGACCCAAACGTTGGAGTTCCCAGACCA GCCAGAAGTTACAGATTTCTTGAAGGATCTGATTACGCGTATGCTGGATAAAAATCCTGAATCGAGGATTTCGGTCCCTGAAATTAAG TTGCACCCTTGGGTCACCAAGAACGGAGCGGAGCTGCTGCCCACCGAGGATGAGAACTGCACCCTGGTGGAGGTgacggaggaggaggtggagaatTCGGTCAAGCACATCCCCAGCCTGGCCACCGTG ATCTTGGTTAAAACAATGATCCGGAAGCGATCCTTCGGGAACCCGTTTGAGGGCAGCCGGCGGGAGGAGCGCTCGTTGTCCGCCCCTGGAAACCTGCTGCC CAGGAAGCAAGGCAGTGAAGATAACCTGAAATGCAACGACTTGCCCAACGTGGGAGAGGAGGAAGTCCTTTCGTGA
- the CAMKK2 gene encoding calcium/calmodulin-dependent protein kinase kinase 2 isoform X1, with the protein MPSCVPGSSPAAPRPLHRDRGRSQAPGPPLSARRRAMESLIVVTECEATGMASEEEMSTAAGEDGREPRAKLNLSGRKLSLQERSHTAHSPGSSDGASERFIYPSLPYSPVTSPHSSPRLPRRPTVESNRVSITGLQDCVQLNQYKLKDEIGKGSYGVVKLAYNEDDNTYYAMKVLSKKKLMRQAGFPRRPPPRGAKGASEGCVQPKGPIEQVYQEIAILKKLDHPNVVKLVEVLDDPSEDHLYMVFELVKQGPVMEIPTLKPLSEDQARFYFQDLIKGIEYLHYQKIIHRDIKPSNLLVGEDGHVKIADFGVSNEFKGADALLTNTVGTPAFMAPETLSETRKIFSGKALDVWAMGITLYCFVFGQCPFMDERILSLHNKIKTQTLEFPDQPEVTDFLKDLITRMLDKNPESRISVPEIKASTLQQPLAGDFWSFAPAGTWKGREAEKMETKLHPWVTKNGAELLPTEDENCTLVEVTEEEVENSVKHIPSLATVILVKTMIRKRSFGNPFEGSRREERSLSAPGNLLPRKQGSEDNLKCNDLPNVGEEEVLS; encoded by the exons ATGCCCTCGTGCGTCCCCGGCAGCTcacccgcggccccccggcccctgcaCCGTGACAGAGGGCGCAGCCAAGCACCCGGGCCACCGCTGagcgcccgccgccgcgccaTGGAGTCGCTCATCGTGGTGACCGAGTGCGAGGCGACGGGGATGGCGAGCGAGGAGGAGATGAGCACGGCCGCTGGGGAGGATGGCCGGGAGCCGAGGGCGAAGCTGAACCTCTCCGGCCGAAAGCTGTCCCTGCAGGAGCGCTCGCACACCGCGCACTCGCCCGGCAGCAGCGACGGCGCCAGCGAGCGCTTTATCTACCCGTCCCTGCCCTACTCGCCGGTGACGTCCCCGCACTCGTCCCCGCGCCTGCCGCGGAGGCCGACGGTGGAGTCCAACCGAGTCTCCATCACGGGACTGCAG GACTGCGTCCAGCTCAACCAGTACAAGCTGAAGGATGAGATCGGGAAG GGCTCCTACGGCGTGGTGAAGCTGGCCTACAACGAGGACGATAACACCTACTAT GCAATGAAGGTTCTCTCCAAAAAGAAGCTGATGAGGCAGGCGGGCTTCCCCC gccgcccgccgccccgcggggccAAAGGCGCCTCGGAGGGCTGCGTGCAGCCCAAGGGGCCCATTGAGCAGGTCTACCAGGAAATCGCCATCCTGAAGAAGCTGGACCACCCCAACGTGGTGAAGCTGGTGGAG GTGCTGGATGACCCCAGCGAGGACCACCTGTACATGG tgtttgaacTGGTGAAGCAAGG ccccgtgATGGAAATCCCCACCCTGAAACCTCTCAGCGAGGACCAGGCTCGGTTCTACTTCCAGGACCTGATCAAGGGCATTGAATACT TGCACTATCAGAAGATAATCCACCGGGACATCAAACCTTCCAACCTCCTCGTGGGGGAGGACGGGCACGTCAAGATCGCCGACTTCGGCGTCAGCAACGAGTTCAAGGGAGCCGACGCCCTCCTAACCAACACGGTGGGCACCCCCGCCTTCATGGCCCCGGAGACGCTCTCAGAAACCAGGAAAATCTTCTCTGGAAAG GCTTTGGACGTCTGGGCCATGGGAATCACGCTGTACTGCTTCGTGTTTGGGCAG TGTCCTTTTATGGATGAAAGGATCCTGAGTTTACACAACAAAATCAAGACCCAAACGTTGGAGTTCCCAGACCA GCCAGAAGTTACAGATTTCTTGAAGGATCTGATTACGCGTATGCTGGATAAAAATCCTGAATCGAGGATTTCGGTCCCTGAAATTAAG GCAAGTACCTTGCAACAGCCTTTGGCAGGAGATTTCTGGTCCTTCGCCCCTGCGGGAACCTGGAAGGGGCGAGAAGCTGAGAAAATGGAGACGAAG TTGCACCCTTGGGTCACCAAGAACGGAGCGGAGCTGCTGCCCACCGAGGATGAGAACTGCACCCTGGTGGAGGTgacggaggaggaggtggagaatTCGGTCAAGCACATCCCCAGCCTGGCCACCGTG ATCTTGGTTAAAACAATGATCCGGAAGCGATCCTTCGGGAACCCGTTTGAGGGCAGCCGGCGGGAGGAGCGCTCGTTGTCCGCCCCTGGAAACCTGCTGCC CAGGAAGCAAGGCAGTGAAGATAACCTGAAATGCAACGACTTGCCCAACGTGGGAGAGGAGGAAGTCCTTTCGTGA